The Hahella sp. HNIBRBA332 genome window below encodes:
- a CDS encoding ABC transporter substrate-binding protein, giving the protein MLGGKDRKWLFAFLGLAFGMLIQIHTTQAQELKVALMVFSGDQRAAFNELSRQFEKENPDISVRWLAYDEDAYKGGIERWLSKNEPADVLYWQAGERLLQYVRQGFVEPIDDLWRAQNFDADYTDAIKDTVSWRGRIYAVPYSYYQWGLYYRQSLFRRLGLQPPQDWNGLLKMCEDMRKAGVAPFTIGTHYHWTAAAWFDYLNLRINGLAFHRELTSGLVSYMDPRVRDVFEHWKTLLDKDCFIDHKLHREWDWKQSLPQLYRGHAGMLLMGNFFSSTLPGDLAEDFRFAPFPVINPDLPRYEEAPTDVFLLPVNSANKEPAKKFLAFIGRADVQGALNVKVGKISTNLRATHGDDYFIRAGAELLQSAAGISQFFDRDSPKAMADEAVRIFTEFMVARDIDRTQAALERARQKHY; this is encoded by the coding sequence ATGTTAGGCGGTAAGGATAGAAAGTGGTTATTCGCGTTCCTGGGATTGGCGTTTGGAATGTTGATTCAGATCCATACTACGCAAGCGCAGGAACTCAAAGTGGCGCTGATGGTGTTCAGCGGCGACCAGCGGGCGGCGTTCAATGAATTGTCCCGTCAGTTCGAGAAGGAAAATCCGGACATCAGCGTGCGTTGGCTGGCCTATGATGAGGACGCTTATAAGGGCGGCATTGAGCGTTGGCTGAGCAAAAACGAACCCGCCGACGTGCTGTATTGGCAGGCGGGAGAGCGGCTACTGCAATATGTGCGTCAAGGTTTTGTAGAGCCCATCGACGATCTGTGGCGGGCGCAAAATTTCGACGCGGATTACACCGACGCGATTAAAGACACGGTCTCCTGGCGGGGCCGTATTTACGCGGTTCCATATTCTTACTATCAATGGGGACTTTATTACCGACAGTCCCTGTTTCGCCGTCTGGGTCTGCAACCGCCGCAAGACTGGAACGGCTTGTTGAAAATGTGCGAGGACATGCGCAAAGCCGGCGTCGCTCCCTTCACGATTGGAACCCATTATCACTGGACCGCCGCCGCCTGGTTCGATTATCTCAACCTGCGCATCAACGGGTTGGCCTTTCACCGGGAGCTGACCAGCGGACTTGTCTCCTACATGGATCCACGCGTACGCGACGTTTTCGAGCATTGGAAAACCCTGTTGGACAAAGACTGTTTTATCGACCACAAACTGCACCGGGAGTGGGACTGGAAACAGTCGCTGCCACAGCTCTATCGCGGACACGCGGGCATGTTGTTGATGGGCAACTTTTTCAGCAGCACGCTGCCGGGAGATCTGGCGGAGGATTTCCGTTTTGCGCCTTTCCCGGTCATTAATCCCGACCTGCCCCGTTACGAAGAGGCGCCGACGGATGTCTTTCTGTTGCCGGTTAATTCCGCCAATAAAGAACCGGCGAAGAAATTTCTGGCGTTTATCGGCAGGGCGGATGTGCAGGGGGCTTTGAATGTTAAGGTCGGCAAAATTTCCACCAATCTGCGCGCTACCCATGGCGACGATTATTTCATTCGCGCAGGTGCGGAATTACTGCAATCCGCTGCGGGCATCTCACAATTTTTTGATCGTGACTCCCCTAAAGCGATGGCGGATGAAGCGGTAAGAATTTTCACCGAATTTATGGTGGCGCGGGATATAGATCGCACCCAGGCGGCGCTGGAGCGAGCGCGGCAGAAACATTATTAG
- a CDS encoding glutathione S-transferase family protein: MGLLVDGVWRDQWYDTAKSGGRFEREASRFRRRVSIAGDDGFPAESGRYHLYVSLACPWAHRTLIFRKLKGLESHISVSVVSPDMMDNGWEFDAKKGLPDHLYGADFMYQLYLKAHAQYSGRVTVPVLWDKQTQTIVNNESAEIIRMFNDAFNDLTGNHADFYPEPMRERIDAVNEWVYAQINNGVYRCGFATTQEAYEEAFSELFAALDRVEAILAQQPFLAGEYLTEADWRLFTTLIRFDTVYYGHFKCNLRRIADFPNLSQYMRQLYQHEQVAETVNLAHIKRHYYYSHVTINPTRIVPVGPECVLNGPHDRGPVRVMA, from the coding sequence ATGGGATTGCTGGTCGACGGAGTCTGGCGTGATCAATGGTACGATACGGCCAAGAGCGGAGGCAGGTTCGAGCGTGAGGCGTCCCGTTTTCGTCGTCGCGTCAGCATTGCGGGGGACGATGGATTTCCGGCGGAGTCGGGACGTTATCACCTGTATGTCAGTCTGGCCTGCCCCTGGGCTCATCGCACTCTGATCTTCCGCAAGTTGAAAGGACTGGAGTCTCACATCAGCGTTTCCGTCGTGTCGCCGGACATGATGGATAACGGCTGGGAGTTTGACGCGAAAAAGGGGCTGCCGGATCACCTGTATGGCGCTGATTTCATGTACCAGCTTTACCTGAAGGCGCATGCGCAATACAGCGGGCGCGTCACTGTGCCGGTGTTATGGGACAAGCAGACGCAGACGATCGTCAACAACGAGTCTGCGGAGATTATCCGCATGTTCAATGACGCATTTAACGATCTGACCGGCAATCACGCTGACTTTTATCCTGAGCCCATGCGGGAACGCATCGACGCTGTGAACGAATGGGTGTACGCCCAGATCAACAATGGCGTATATCGCTGCGGCTTCGCCACCACCCAGGAAGCCTACGAAGAAGCGTTCAGCGAACTTTTCGCCGCTCTCGACAGAGTGGAGGCGATTCTGGCGCAGCAGCCTTTCCTGGCGGGAGAGTATCTGACAGAGGCGGACTGGCGTTTATTCACTACTTTGATCCGTTTCGACACGGTTTACTACGGCCATTTCAAATGTAACCTGCGTCGGATCGCCGACTTTCCCAATCTCAGCCAGTACATGCGTCAGCTGTATCAGCATGAGCAAGTGGCGGAGACCGTCAATCTGGCGCATATCAAGCGCCATTACTACTACAGCCACGTCACCATCAATCCCACGCGCATTGTTCCTGTGGGACCGGAGTGTGTGCTGAACGGACCTCATGATCGCGGACCGGTGAGGGTGATGGCGTAA
- a CDS encoding GlxA family transcriptional regulator, producing MTQPAPSTPDVRFLLLPLPEFTMLPFGGFLDKLRFSADEEDYSAQRYCAWRVLGLEPGTIVSSSGVAIEVQETAAQTRLTDFDYLVVFGGRTARRSMELASEYGPLLRKAAAQGLSLVSIDNACFLLAAAGLLQGAKVAMHWRHVQEFQVAFPRIEVRTGQLYCFDGKRISCAGGVAAVDLAVELLARHCGRTRALKGLADMLVDEARSETHPLKSLSRESGPGRSVGRATSLMRQWLGDAFNVDDIAAAIGVSRRQLDRLFMAEFDCTARAYWREMRLQHVRWRLLNSHHSLAALADEIGAQDVSHLCKMFRQRFGVSPDAFRKSRG from the coding sequence ATGACTCAACCTGCACCATCTACCCCGGACGTGCGCTTTCTATTGCTGCCGTTGCCAGAGTTCACCATGCTGCCTTTCGGTGGATTTCTGGATAAGTTGCGTTTCAGTGCTGACGAAGAGGATTACAGCGCGCAGCGTTATTGCGCCTGGCGCGTGCTGGGCCTGGAGCCGGGGACGATTGTCTCCAGTAGCGGGGTCGCCATTGAAGTGCAAGAAACAGCGGCGCAGACGCGCCTTACCGATTTTGACTATCTGGTGGTTTTTGGAGGCCGCACCGCCCGTCGCAGCATGGAGCTGGCCAGCGAATACGGGCCTCTGCTGCGCAAGGCCGCCGCACAGGGATTATCGCTGGTCAGTATCGATAACGCCTGTTTTCTGCTGGCCGCTGCGGGTCTGCTGCAGGGCGCCAAAGTGGCGATGCACTGGCGCCATGTGCAGGAGTTTCAGGTCGCTTTTCCCCGTATTGAGGTCCGCACCGGGCAGTTGTACTGCTTCGACGGTAAGCGCATAAGCTGTGCGGGAGGCGTCGCCGCCGTGGATCTGGCGGTGGAGTTGTTGGCGCGTCATTGCGGGAGAACCCGGGCCCTGAAAGGCCTGGCGGATATGCTGGTGGATGAGGCGCGCAGTGAAACCCATCCGCTGAAATCGCTGTCCCGCGAAAGTGGACCCGGCCGCAGCGTTGGGCGGGCGACCAGCCTGATGCGTCAGTGGTTGGGAGACGCCTTCAATGTGGACGATATCGCCGCCGCCATTGGGGTCAGTCGTCGCCAACTGGATCGCCTCTTTATGGCCGAGTTCGACTGCACGGCGCGAGCTTACTGGCGGGAAATGCGCCTGCAACATGTGCGTTGGCGCTTGCTGAACTCTCACCATAGTCTGGCTGCGCTCGCTGACGAAATTGGCGCGCAGGATGTCAGTCATCTCTGCAAAATGTTCCGTCAGCGTTTCGGCGTCAGTCCGGACGCTTTCCGCAAAAGCCGTGGTTGA
- a CDS encoding LysE family translocator, whose product MTLQTWLLFLAATAGLSCSPGPNGLLALTHGALYGRVRAVFTIAGGVLGFLLLMLLSMFGVGALLQSSETALTVLQWLGGAYLIGLGIQQWRAPGLHLQLQDEAARKNNARLFRQGALAALSNPKVLIFFAAFLPQFVDPQQALPGQFAIMALTFAMIEFTVEVLLAQAAHRIGPKLEKHGKRFNQICGGLFILIGLALPLSR is encoded by the coding sequence ATGACTCTGCAAACCTGGCTTCTGTTTCTGGCCGCCACCGCCGGTCTGTCCTGCTCTCCCGGTCCTAACGGTCTGCTTGCGCTGACCCATGGCGCTCTTTATGGACGCGTCCGCGCGGTCTTTACCATTGCCGGTGGTGTACTGGGATTTCTTCTGCTGATGCTATTGTCCATGTTCGGCGTCGGCGCCTTGTTGCAGTCCTCGGAGACCGCTCTGACCGTGCTGCAATGGCTGGGTGGGGCTTATTTGATCGGATTGGGGATACAGCAATGGCGCGCGCCGGGGCTGCATTTGCAGTTACAGGACGAAGCCGCCCGCAAGAACAATGCGCGCCTGTTTCGTCAGGGCGCGCTGGCCGCCCTATCCAACCCCAAGGTGCTGATTTTCTTCGCCGCCTTTCTACCGCAGTTTGTTGATCCGCAGCAGGCGTTACCCGGCCAGTTCGCCATCATGGCGTTGACTTTCGCCATGATCGAATTCACGGTTGAGGTGCTGTTGGCGCAGGCTGCGCATCGTATCGGGCCGAAGCTGGAGAAACATGGCAAGCGCTTCAATCAGATTTGCGGCGGCCTCTTTATTCTCATCGGTCTCGCCTTGCCGCTCTCTCGCTGA
- a CDS encoding SPFH domain-containing protein, with the protein MRNLSIGLISILTGLVLTVVVTWNSIFYAEPGYVYHVRTILGDEHVVSDVGYQFYLWGRWNAWKRALTVQAVKGGDSTVSYVEVENSETSAALPPLKIMFLDQVDAAAEATVRFSIPTDQEGFTRLAHEYRTPANLLRTALIPAFKETLQATASLMSAEDYYSGGRTEFNTEFENQMSNGIYIVKREEMLISSQRKISGSANVSLGASQEEYGDEAKAVFVVRKVTDANGAPRRKDQKFTQFGISVVDARITDMTPNNRFVERMQLKQKASADRAIAREQRIQEEEQRLLAIARGEREVAERQAKAKVDQIQKTTEAETDKQLAVTAATKMKEQARIEKETAEINLEKARIEAETKRTLAEAEAYQKEVILKADNALAQKLDAEIEIHKLWADAFARRSVPTNVFGGGAGAGAPQGSDTEVTAFMQMLTLDAAKRLAYDREIGKGE; encoded by the coding sequence ATGCGCAATTTATCAATTGGATTGATATCCATCCTGACAGGCCTTGTCCTGACTGTTGTCGTTACCTGGAACAGTATCTTTTACGCCGAGCCCGGCTATGTGTATCACGTCAGAACGATTTTGGGCGATGAGCACGTGGTGTCCGACGTGGGCTATCAGTTTTATCTATGGGGACGCTGGAACGCCTGGAAACGCGCCCTGACCGTGCAAGCGGTGAAAGGCGGGGACAGCACCGTTTCCTACGTTGAAGTGGAAAATTCTGAAACCAGCGCCGCGTTGCCGCCGCTGAAAATCATGTTTTTGGATCAGGTGGACGCCGCGGCGGAAGCCACCGTTCGCTTCAGCATTCCCACCGATCAGGAAGGCTTCACCCGCCTGGCCCATGAATACCGCACTCCCGCCAACCTGCTGCGCACGGCGTTGATTCCTGCGTTCAAGGAAACCCTGCAGGCCACTGCATCGCTGATGAGCGCGGAGGATTACTACAGCGGCGGACGCACCGAGTTCAACACGGAATTCGAAAACCAGATGTCCAATGGCATTTACATCGTCAAGCGCGAGGAAATGCTGATCAGCTCGCAGCGTAAAATTTCCGGTTCCGCCAACGTTTCGCTGGGAGCCTCTCAGGAAGAGTACGGCGACGAAGCCAAAGCGGTGTTCGTAGTGCGTAAAGTCACGGACGCCAACGGAGCCCCTCGACGCAAGGATCAGAAGTTCACCCAGTTTGGCATTAGCGTGGTGGATGCGCGTATCACTGATATGACGCCCAACAATCGCTTTGTCGAGCGTATGCAATTGAAGCAGAAGGCCAGCGCTGACCGCGCTATTGCCCGTGAGCAGCGGATTCAGGAAGAAGAGCAGCGCCTGTTGGCGATCGCTCGCGGCGAGCGCGAAGTAGCGGAGCGTCAGGCCAAAGCCAAAGTGGATCAGATTCAGAAAACCACTGAAGCGGAAACCGATAAGCAGTTAGCGGTGACCGCCGCGACCAAGATGAAAGAGCAGGCCCGCATCGAGAAGGAAACCGCCGAGATCAACCTGGAAAAAGCTCGCATTGAGGCGGAAACCAAGCGCACGCTGGCGGAAGCGGAAGCCTACCAGAAAGAAGTGATCCTGAAAGCGGATAACGCGTTGGCGCAAAAACTGGATGCGGAAATCGAAATTCACAAACTGTGGGCGGACGCTTTTGCTCGCCGTTCCGTGCCGACCAATGTCTTTGGTGGCGGAGCTGGCGCTGGCGCCCCGCAGGGCTCCGATACGGAAGTCACCGCCTTTATGCAAATGCTGACGCTGGACGCCGCCAAGCGTCTGGCTTACGACCGGGAGATTGGTAAAGGCGAGTGA
- a CDS encoding ATP-binding protein, translating into MRIQSKLILALLIATTAMFAAMYSLMQWSFDRGFLDYVNRRDLQRQETLINNLQRFYRHTGSWEPLRHDHNLWRRMLEADEDDQQPWRPPRRNEDDRPDRPHPPRPPSLLDADKQVVTGRFRRDFIMAPITLGDQTIGWLALPPRVRVTEQNDLAFSQSQDKAFLVISTLMVAIALLIALPLARQFVTPIKRLAAATRQLAQGAYDVELKVSGKDELGQLARDFHQLAQTLQSNETARRRWIADISHELRTPLAIAKGELEALVDGVRPTNRDNLLSIQQEIEHLQKLINDLYELTNAEVGALRYQKDEEDLRLILQHALDRHNANFTAAGFQLIHDLAPSPAMVWADATRLSQLLDNLLSNTCKYADPSAQVRVSLNVDHDHVRLRIEDSGPGAPDEALPKLFDHLYRVENSRNRNTGGSGLGLAICRKIVEAHEGDISASRSTLGGLAIDVILPAYHE; encoded by the coding sequence GTGCGCATTCAATCCAAACTAATTCTGGCGCTGTTGATCGCCACCACGGCCATGTTCGCCGCCATGTATTCTCTGATGCAGTGGAGCTTTGACCGCGGTTTCCTAGATTACGTCAATCGTCGCGATCTGCAGCGGCAGGAGACGCTGATCAACAATCTCCAGCGTTTCTATCGGCATACCGGCAGTTGGGAGCCCCTGCGCCACGATCATAATTTGTGGCGGCGAATGTTGGAGGCGGACGAAGACGACCAGCAACCCTGGCGGCCGCCTCGCCGCAACGAAGATGACCGTCCCGACCGACCGCATCCGCCGCGTCCGCCATCATTGTTGGACGCGGACAAGCAGGTGGTGACGGGCCGCTTTCGCAGGGATTTCATCATGGCCCCGATCACGTTGGGCGATCAGACTATCGGGTGGCTGGCGCTGCCGCCGCGCGTGCGGGTGACGGAGCAAAATGACCTGGCGTTCAGTCAGAGCCAGGATAAGGCGTTCCTGGTCATCAGTACGCTGATGGTGGCCATCGCCCTGCTTATTGCGTTACCCCTGGCGCGCCAGTTCGTCACCCCCATCAAACGCCTCGCCGCCGCCACCCGGCAGCTGGCGCAGGGCGCGTATGACGTGGAGCTGAAAGTCTCTGGCAAAGACGAGCTGGGGCAACTGGCGCGGGATTTCCATCAACTGGCGCAAACGCTCCAGTCCAATGAAACCGCGCGACGACGCTGGATTGCGGATATTTCCCACGAACTGCGCACGCCCCTGGCCATCGCCAAGGGCGAGCTGGAGGCGCTGGTGGACGGCGTACGCCCCACCAATCGCGATAATCTACTGTCCATTCAGCAGGAGATCGAACACCTGCAAAAGCTGATCAACGACCTGTACGAGTTGACCAACGCTGAGGTGGGCGCGCTGCGTTATCAAAAAGACGAAGAGGACTTGCGTCTAATTCTGCAGCACGCGCTGGACAGGCATAACGCTAATTTTACCGCCGCCGGCTTTCAACTGATTCACGATTTAGCCCCCAGCCCCGCTATGGTGTGGGCGGACGCTACGCGATTAAGCCAGTTGCTGGACAACCTGTTGAGCAATACCTGTAAATACGCCGACCCCAGCGCCCAGGTGCGCGTCTCTCTCAATGTCGACCATGATCATGTGCGACTGCGCATCGAGGACTCCGGACCCGGCGCGCCGGACGAAGCCCTGCCCAAGCTGTTCGATCATCTTTACCGGGTGGAGAACTCACGCAATCGCAATACCGGCGGTTCCGGTCTGGGACTGGCGATTTGCCGCAA